The following coding sequences lie in one Xanthomonas hortorum pv. pelargonii genomic window:
- a CDS encoding MBL fold metallo-hydrolase — MNWALRVQGVGNASAVALGSPMATLERAGAPWLTIDCGSEGLTAYQAHYGQLPQAFFITHVHLDHVGGLERVFVDSYFSERRGRTRLYVPAPVVPLLQRRIADYPNVLAEGGANFWDAFQLVPVGDAFWHDGVRLEVFPVRHHWPETAYGLRLKGALVWSGDTRPIPEMLARYADDGELIAHDCGVHGNPSHTGVDDLEREYPQDLLSRMLLYHYASDADGDVLRARGHRVAVPGHYLELAEPTAAMVP; from the coding sequence ATGAACTGGGCGTTGCGTGTGCAGGGAGTCGGCAATGCGTCGGCGGTGGCGCTTGGCTCGCCGATGGCCACACTCGAGCGCGCCGGAGCGCCGTGGCTGACCATCGACTGCGGCAGCGAGGGGCTGACTGCGTACCAGGCCCATTACGGCCAGTTGCCGCAGGCGTTCTTCATCACCCATGTGCATCTGGACCATGTTGGCGGGCTAGAGCGGGTGTTCGTGGACAGCTATTTCTCCGAGCGGCGCGGGCGCACCCGCCTGTACGTGCCGGCGCCGGTAGTGCCGCTGCTGCAGCGGCGGATCGCCGACTACCCGAACGTGCTGGCCGAGGGCGGCGCCAACTTCTGGGATGCGTTTCAGCTGGTGCCGGTCGGCGATGCGTTCTGGCACGACGGCGTGCGGCTGGAAGTGTTCCCGGTGCGCCACCATTGGCCGGAGACCGCCTACGGGCTGCGCCTGAAGGGTGCGCTGGTGTGGAGCGGCGATACCCGGCCGATCCCGGAAATGCTGGCCCGCTATGCCGATGACGGCGAGCTCATCGCGCATGACTGCGGCGTTCACGGCAACCCGTCGCATACTGGCGTGGACGATTTGGAGCGGGAATACCCGCAGGACCTGTTGAGCCGCATGCTGCTGTACCACTACGCCAGCGATGCCGACGGCGACGTGCTTCGCGCACGCGGCCATCGTGTTGCGGTGCCTGGACACTACCTGGAGCTGGCGGAGCCGACCGCCGCCATGGTGCCCTGA
- a CDS encoding 3-deoxy-D-manno-octulosonic acid kinase produces MVSFDATEALTPYREGRGYGAILFDRERLRQADTTLFSPQHWGDRARPVDEGGRGGAWFVDAPFGRSVLRQYLRGGMAARVSRDHYLWKGAGRTRSFAEFRLMRELLSRKLPVPRPLAACYLREGLGYRAALLMERLENVRSLADHAQVAGRGAPWEETGRLIARFHRAGLDHADLNAHNILFDAGGHGWLIDFDRGVLRIPATRWRERNLARLHRSLLKLRGTRSREDVDKDCERLHRAYELAWGRGY; encoded by the coding sequence ATGGTTTCTTTCGACGCCACTGAAGCGCTGACGCCGTACCGCGAAGGCCGCGGTTATGGCGCCATTCTGTTCGACCGCGAACGGCTGCGGCAAGCCGATACCACGCTGTTTTCGCCGCAACACTGGGGCGACAGGGCGCGGCCGGTGGATGAGGGCGGGCGTGGCGGGGCGTGGTTTGTGGATGCGCCGTTCGGCCGCAGCGTGTTGCGCCAGTATCTGCGTGGCGGCATGGCTGCCCGGGTGAGTCGCGATCACTACCTGTGGAAAGGGGCAGGGCGCACACGCAGCTTCGCCGAATTCCGGCTGATGCGCGAGTTGCTCAGCCGCAAGTTGCCGGTGCCGCGCCCGTTGGCGGCCTGCTACCTGCGCGAAGGATTGGGCTATCGCGCTGCGCTGTTGATGGAACGCCTGGAAAACGTGCGCTCGCTGGCCGATCACGCGCAGGTTGCCGGCCGTGGCGCGCCGTGGGAAGAGACCGGGCGGTTGATTGCGCGCTTTCATCGCGCCGGCCTGGATCACGCCGATCTCAACGCGCACAACATTCTGTTCGATGCTGGTGGGCACGGCTGGTTGATTGATTTCGACCGTGGCGTGTTGCGCATTCCGGCCACGCGCTGGCGCGAGCGCAATCTGGCGCGGCTGCATCGCTCGCTGTTGAAATTGCGCGGCACGCGCAGCCGCGAAGATGTCGACAAGGATTGCGAGCGCCTGCATCGCGCCTACGAACTGGCCTGGGGCCGGGGCTACTAA